A portion of the Pseudomonas sp. PSE14 genome contains these proteins:
- a CDS encoding sensor domain-containing diguanylate cyclase, whose amino-acid sequence MDELDVSPGTDSHDSALTLRLALKIVSDGIWDWHIRTNHVSRSPGWYSMLGYDTDSLPENVATWHEVIHPDDFEQVMRGFNAYVEGRSEQYAEEYRCRCRDGSYLWVSDHGRFVEFDETGKATRMIGAHRNIHERKLAELALQQKNLELQQLNQQLEALVEARTEALRRANEALVEQAAEALRLAEIDPLTQIANRRRFEQQMHAEWQRLQRHGHACALMMFDLDHFKRVNDRLGHQTGDRVLVAVADVVRQQLREEDCFARWGGEEFIVLLPETSRDAARELAERLRLSVRRADASLPVQLTASFSITAMHSGEDLMALMRRLDDGLYRAKQQRDCIVTC is encoded by the coding sequence ATGGATGAGCTCGACGTCAGTCCCGGCACGGACTCCCACGACAGTGCCCTGACCCTGCGCCTGGCTCTGAAGATCGTCAGCGATGGTATCTGGGACTGGCACATCCGCACCAATCACGTCAGCCGCAGCCCCGGCTGGTACAGCATGCTCGGCTACGACACGGACAGCCTGCCGGAGAACGTCGCGACCTGGCATGAGGTGATCCACCCGGACGACTTCGAGCAGGTGATGCGCGGCTTCAACGCCTATGTCGAGGGGCGCAGCGAGCAGTATGCCGAGGAATACCGCTGTCGCTGCCGCGATGGCAGCTACCTGTGGGTCAGCGATCACGGCCGCTTCGTCGAGTTCGACGAGACGGGGAAGGCGACCCGGATGATCGGCGCCCATCGCAATATCCACGAACGCAAGCTGGCCGAACTGGCCTTGCAGCAGAAGAATCTCGAATTGCAGCAGCTCAACCAGCAGCTCGAAGCGCTGGTCGAAGCGCGCACCGAGGCGTTGCGCCGGGCCAACGAGGCGCTGGTCGAGCAGGCGGCAGAGGCCCTGCGCCTCGCCGAGATCGACCCGCTGACGCAGATCGCCAACCGCCGCCGTTTCGAACAGCAGATGCATGCCGAATGGCAGCGCCTGCAGCGCCATGGCCACGCCTGCGCGCTGATGATGTTCGACCTCGATCATTTCAAGCGGGTCAACGATCGCCTGGGACATCAGACGGGCGACCGCGTACTGGTGGCGGTGGCGGACGTGGTGCGGCAGCAGTTGCGAGAGGAGGACTGCTTCGCCCGCTGGGGCGGCGAGGAGTTCATCGTGTTGCTGCCGGAAACCAGCCGCGACGCCGCGCGGGAGCTGGCCGAACGGCTGCGCTTGAGCGTTCGCCGGGCCGACGCCTCGCTACCGGTGCAGTTGACCGCCAGCTTCTCGATCACCGCGATGCATTCCGGCGAGGACCTGATGGCGCTGATGCGCCGGCTGGACGACGGGCTCTATCGCGCCAAGCAGCAGCGCGACTGCATCGTGACCTGCTAG
- the ptsP gene encoding phosphoenolpyruvate--protein phosphotransferase, which yields MLNTLRKIVQEVNSAKDLKAALGIIVQRVKEAMGTQVCSVYLLDAETNRFVLMATEGLNKRSIGKVSMAPNEGLVGLVGTREEPLNLENASEHPRYRYFAETGEERYASFLGAPIIHHRRVMGVLVVQQKEKRQFDEGEEAFLVTMSAQLAGVIAHAEATGSIRGLGKLGKGISEAKFVGVPGAPGVAVGKAVVVLPPADLEVVPDKPIDDVEAEVELFKQALESVREDMRNLSSKLATQLRKEERALFDVYLMMLDDASIGLEVKRIIRSGQWAQGALRQVVMEHVQRFELMDDAYLRERASDVKDIGRRILAYLQEERQQSLTYPDQTIIVSEELSPAMLGEVPEGKLVGLVSVLGSGNSHVAILARAMGIPTVMGAVDLPYSKVDGIDLIVDGYHGEIYTNPSPQLVKQYGEVVAEEKELSKGLAALRELPCETLDGHRMPLWVNTGLLADVARAQERGAEGVGLYRTEVPFMINDRFPSEKEQLAIYREQLSAFHPLPVTMRTLDIGGDKALSYFPIKEDNPFLGWRGIRVTLDHPEIFLVQTRAMLKASEGLDNLRILLPMISGTHELEEALHLIHRAWGEVRDEGVDIPMPPIGMMVEIPAAVYQTRELARQVDFLSVGSNDLTQYLLAVDRNNPRVADLYDYLHPAVLQALKKVVDDSHAEGKPVSICGEMAGDPAAAVLLMAMGFDSLSMNATNLPKVKWLLRQMTLSKSRELLGQLMTFDNPQVIHSSLHLALRNLGLGRVINPAATIQA from the coding sequence ATGCTCAACACGCTGCGTAAGATCGTCCAGGAAGTGAACTCCGCCAAGGACCTCAAGGCGGCGCTGGGCATCATCGTGCAGCGCGTGAAGGAGGCCATGGGTACCCAGGTCTGCTCGGTCTATCTGCTGGACGCCGAGACCAACCGCTTCGTGCTGATGGCTACCGAGGGCCTGAACAAGCGCTCCATCGGCAAGGTCAGCATGGCGCCGAACGAGGGCCTGGTCGGCCTGGTCGGCACCCGCGAGGAGCCGCTCAACCTCGAGAACGCCTCCGAACACCCCCGTTACCGCTACTTCGCCGAGACCGGCGAGGAACGCTACGCCTCCTTCCTCGGCGCGCCGATCATCCACCACCGCCGGGTGATGGGCGTTCTGGTGGTGCAGCAGAAGGAGAAGCGCCAGTTCGACGAAGGCGAGGAAGCCTTCCTCGTCACCATGAGCGCGCAGCTCGCCGGCGTAATCGCCCACGCGGAAGCCACCGGCTCGATCCGCGGCCTGGGCAAGCTCGGCAAGGGCATCAGCGAAGCCAAGTTCGTCGGCGTCCCCGGCGCTCCCGGCGTGGCCGTGGGCAAGGCCGTGGTGGTGCTGCCGCCGGCCGACCTGGAAGTGGTCCCGGACAAGCCCATCGACGACGTCGAGGCCGAGGTCGAGCTGTTCAAGCAGGCCCTTGAATCCGTCCGCGAGGATATGCGCAATCTCTCCAGCAAGCTGGCCACCCAGCTGCGCAAGGAAGAGCGCGCCCTGTTCGATGTCTACCTGATGATGCTCGACGACGCCTCCATCGGCCTCGAGGTCAAACGCATCATCCGCTCCGGCCAGTGGGCCCAGGGCGCCCTGCGCCAGGTGGTGATGGAGCACGTGCAGCGCTTCGAGCTGATGGACGACGCCTACCTGCGTGAGCGCGCCTCGGACGTCAAGGACATCGGCCGCCGCATCCTCGCCTACCTTCAGGAAGAGCGTCAGCAGTCGCTGACCTACCCGGACCAGACCATCATCGTCAGCGAGGAGCTGTCGCCGGCCATGCTCGGCGAGGTGCCCGAGGGCAAGCTGGTGGGCCTGGTGTCGGTGCTCGGCTCGGGCAACTCCCACGTTGCCATCCTCGCCCGCGCCATGGGTATTCCCACGGTCATGGGCGCGGTCGACCTGCCGTATTCCAAGGTCGACGGCATCGACCTGATCGTCGACGGCTACCACGGCGAGATCTACACCAACCCGTCGCCGCAGCTGGTCAAGCAGTACGGCGAAGTGGTCGCCGAAGAGAAAGAGCTGAGCAAGGGCCTTGCCGCGCTGCGCGAACTGCCCTGCGAGACGCTGGACGGCCATCGCATGCCGCTGTGGGTCAACACCGGCCTGCTGGCGGACGTGGCGCGCGCCCAGGAGCGCGGCGCCGAAGGTGTAGGCCTGTACCGCACCGAAGTGCCGTTCATGATCAACGACCGCTTCCCCAGTGAGAAGGAACAGCTCGCCATCTACCGCGAGCAGCTTTCTGCCTTCCACCCGCTGCCGGTGACCATGCGTACCCTGGACATCGGCGGCGACAAGGCGCTGTCCTACTTCCCGATCAAGGAAGACAACCCCTTCCTCGGCTGGCGCGGCATCCGCGTCACCCTCGATCACCCGGAAATCTTCCTGGTACAGACCCGCGCCATGCTCAAGGCCAGTGAAGGCCTGGACAACCTGCGCATCCTGCTGCCGATGATTTCCGGCACCCACGAACTGGAAGAGGCGCTGCACCTGATCCACCGCGCCTGGGGCGAGGTGCGCGACGAGGGCGTGGACATTCCCATGCCACCGATCGGCATGATGGTGGAGATCCCCGCGGCGGTGTACCAGACCCGCGAACTGGCGCGTCAGGTGGACTTCCTCTCGGTCGGCTCCAACGACCTGACCCAGTACCTGCTGGCGGTGGACCGCAACAACCCGCGCGTCGCCGACCTCTACGACTACCTGCACCCGGCCGTGCTGCAGGCGTTGAAGAAGGTGGTCGACGACTCCCACGCCGAAGGCAAGCCGGTGAGCATCTGCGGCGAAATGGCCGGCGATCCGGCGGCCGCCGTGCTGCTGATGGCCATGGGCTTCGATTCGTTGTCGATGAACGCCACCAACCTGCCTAAAGTGAAGTGGTTGCTGCGGCAGATGACCCTGTCCAAGTCCCGCGAGCTGCTCGGCCAGCTGATGACCTTCGACAACCCGCAGGTCATCCACAGCTCGCTGCACCTGGCGTTGCGCAACCTCGGCCTCGGCCGCGTGATCAACCCGGCGGCGACCATCCAGGCCTGA
- a CDS encoding NRDE family protein, protein MCLIVFAWRPDHATPLIVAANRDEFYARPTLPLAAWEDFPGLYAGRDLEAGGTWMGIAPGGRFAALTNVRDPGQPLGPRSRGELVAAFLQGKQAPLEYLQQVARRASDYSGFNLLVGDAGQLCYFNPRIGPPTAVAPGVHGLSNAALDTPWPKLLRARSALETQLEQPEAESLVALLADERQASDAELPETGVGLATEKLLSSVFIASANYGTRASTALIVHADGRRELLERSFGPSGARLGDVRLSL, encoded by the coding sequence ATGTGCCTGATCGTCTTCGCCTGGCGCCCCGACCATGCCACGCCGCTGATCGTCGCGGCCAACCGCGACGAGTTCTACGCCCGCCCCACCCTGCCGCTGGCGGCATGGGAGGATTTCCCCGGCCTGTACGCGGGCCGCGACCTGGAAGCGGGCGGTACCTGGATGGGCATCGCCCCGGGCGGCCGCTTCGCGGCGCTGACCAACGTCCGTGATCCGGGCCAGCCGCTGGGGCCGCGCTCGCGCGGCGAGCTGGTCGCCGCCTTCCTGCAGGGCAAGCAGGCGCCGCTGGAATACCTGCAGCAGGTCGCGCGCCGCGCCAGCGACTACAGCGGTTTCAACCTGCTGGTCGGCGACGCCGGGCAGCTCTGCTACTTCAACCCGCGCATCGGCCCGCCGACGGCGGTGGCGCCCGGCGTGCACGGGCTGTCCAACGCCGCGCTGGATACGCCCTGGCCCAAGCTGCTCCGCGCCCGTTCAGCGCTGGAAACACAGCTCGAACAACCGGAGGCCGAATCGCTCGTCGCCCTGCTGGCCGACGAGCGCCAGGCCAGCGACGCAGAACTGCCCGAGACCGGCGTGGGCCTGGCCACCGAAAAGCTGTTGTCGAGCGTGTTCATCGCCAGCGCGAACTACGGCACCCGCGCCAGCACGGCGCTGATCGTTCACGCCGACGGTCGCCGCGAACTGCTGGAACGCAGCTTCGGCCCCAGCGGCGCGCGCCTGGGCGACGTACGCCTGAGCCTCTAG
- a CDS encoding conjugal transfer protein TrbF — MSLADSIKGLVFKRPANPSAKAAPRGAALDNPYLTARRTWNDHVGSLVTSRQAWQVVGILSLMIALAGVGGIIHIGSQSKFVPYVVEVDKLGQPMAVAPAQVAAPVDLRVMKSQVASFVSDARTVTPDVALLRKSIFRLYALLAPNDPATQKMNEWLNGTKESSPFVRAAEETVSVDIRSVMQQTPETWQVDWEEVTRDRQGLLKSKATWRALVTTYVAEPTTQTSEEQVRMNPIGTFVRDFSWSKQL, encoded by the coding sequence ATGAGCCTCGCTGACAGCATCAAGGGACTGGTCTTCAAGCGTCCCGCCAATCCTTCCGCCAAGGCGGCGCCTCGCGGAGCCGCCCTCGACAACCCGTACCTGACCGCGCGGCGCACCTGGAACGACCACGTCGGCAGTTTGGTGACTTCCCGCCAGGCCTGGCAGGTGGTGGGCATCCTCTCGTTGATGATCGCGTTGGCCGGCGTCGGCGGCATCATCCACATCGGCAGCCAGTCGAAGTTCGTGCCCTACGTGGTGGAAGTCGACAAGCTCGGCCAGCCCATGGCCGTCGCCCCGGCCCAGGTGGCCGCCCCGGTGGACCTGCGGGTGATGAAGTCCCAGGTGGCGTCGTTCGTTTCCGATGCACGCACCGTGACCCCGGACGTGGCGCTGCTGCGCAAGTCGATCTTCCGCCTCTACGCCCTGCTGGCGCCCAACGACCCGGCAACCCAGAAGATGAACGAGTGGCTCAACGGTACCAAGGAATCGAGCCCCTTCGTGCGCGCCGCCGAAGAGACCGTCAGCGTCGACATCCGCTCGGTCATGCAGCAGACCCCGGAGACCTGGCAGGTTGACTGGGAAGAGGTCACCCGTGACCGCCAGGGCCTGCTCAAGTCCAAGGCCACCTGGCGCGCCCTGGTAACCACCTACGTTGCCGAACCCACGACCCAGACCAGTGAAGAACAAGTACGGATGAACCCGATCGGGACCTTCGTCCGTGACTTCTCCTGGTCCAAGCAACTCTGA
- the trbC gene encoding conjugal transfer system pilin TrbC, whose product MQAKSSLSRFNAPLFGYLAFSFLLLAVLAMPEHAFAASSGGGNLPYEGWLTSLRESVTGPVAFALSIIGIVVAGGVLIFGGDLNGFFRTLIFLVLVMALIVGANNVMKNFFGTSAELAQLPQQSQAQGQA is encoded by the coding sequence ATGCAAGCCAAGTCTTCTCTCTCGCGTTTCAACGCTCCGTTGTTTGGTTACCTGGCGTTCAGCTTCCTGCTGCTGGCCGTGCTGGCGATGCCGGAGCATGCTTTCGCCGCCTCCAGCGGCGGCGGCAACCTGCCGTACGAAGGCTGGCTGACCAGCCTGCGCGAATCGGTCACCGGTCCGGTGGCCTTCGCCCTGTCGATCATCGGCATCGTGGTCGCCGGGGGCGTCCTGATCTTCGGCGGCGACCTCAACGGCTTCTTCCGCACTCTGATCTTCCTGGTGCTGGTCATGGCCCTGATCGTCGGCGCGAACAACGTGATGAAGAACTTCTTCGGCACCAGCGCCGAGCTGGCTCAGCTGCCGCAGCAGAGCCAGGCACAGGGTCAGGCATAA
- the trbG gene encoding P-type conjugative transfer protein TrbG: MNRYLCAMLAALLPAFAQATPGASEADLYFSDANPILTPQERAALSISQRWQQASATGIKPVDGGDGTARFIYGAQQPSIVCAVLQVCDIALQAGEQVNSINLGDTARWTVEPAITGVGESEVQHLIVKPMDVGLETSLVVTTNRRTYHIKLRSHRTQYMPQVAFTYPEEALAKWNLIKAREATERKKATIPETGEYLGNLSFDYTLSGETSWKPVRVYNDGSKTIIQMPRAMGQTEAPTLLVVRKDGGWFRDDETVMVNYRVQGDRYIVDTVFDKAILIAGVGKSQDRITIQRGK, translated from the coding sequence ATGAACCGTTACCTTTGCGCCATGCTCGCGGCACTCCTGCCGGCATTCGCGCAGGCCACGCCGGGAGCCAGCGAGGCCGACCTGTACTTCTCCGATGCCAATCCCATCCTGACGCCCCAGGAGCGCGCGGCGCTGTCGATTTCCCAGCGCTGGCAGCAGGCCAGCGCCACCGGCATCAAGCCCGTGGACGGTGGCGACGGCACCGCCCGCTTCATCTATGGTGCCCAGCAGCCGAGCATCGTCTGCGCGGTGCTGCAGGTGTGCGACATCGCGCTGCAGGCCGGCGAACAGGTCAACTCCATCAACCTCGGCGACACCGCGCGCTGGACCGTCGAACCGGCCATCACCGGCGTCGGCGAAAGCGAAGTCCAGCACCTGATCGTCAAGCCGATGGACGTTGGCCTGGAGACCTCCCTGGTGGTTACCACCAACCGCCGCACCTACCACATCAAGCTGCGCTCGCACCGCACCCAGTACATGCCGCAGGTGGCCTTTACCTATCCGGAAGAAGCGCTGGCCAAGTGGAACCTGATCAAGGCCCGCGAAGCCACCGAACGCAAGAAGGCGACCATCCCGGAGACCGGCGAGTACCTGGGCAACCTGAGCTTCGACTACACCCTGAGCGGCGAGACCTCCTGGAAGCCGGTGCGCGTCTACAACGACGGCAGCAAGACCATCATCCAGATGCCGCGCGCCATGGGCCAGACCGAGGCGCCGACGCTGCTGGTGGTGCGCAAGGACGGCGGCTGGTTCCGCGACGACGAGACCGTGATGGTCAACTACCGCGTCCAGGGCGACCGCTACATCGTCGACACCGTGTTCGACAAGGCGATCCTCATCGCTGGCGTGGGCAAGTCGCAGGACCGCATCACCATTCAGCGGGGTAAATGA
- a CDS encoding VirB4 family type IV secretion/conjugal transfer ATPase, which yields MIEGIAYAIAALGALLVLLLIQRLLQVDAELKLKKHRSTEAGLADLLNHAAMVDDGVIVGKNGAFMASWLYRGDDNASSTEEQRELVSLRINQVLAGLGNGWMIHVDAVRRPAPNYSAKGVSHFDDRLTRAIDEERRSFFESLGALYEGYFVLTLTYFPPMLAQQKFVELMFDDDTAPPDAKVRTRNLIEQFKRDCQSIEGSLSSVLKLTRLRGNRQVTEEGAQITHDDFLSWLQFCVTGISQPVLLPSNPMYLDSIIGGKELWGGVVPKIGRNFIQVVAVEGFPLESAPGILSALAELPCEYRWSSRFIFMDTHEAVQHLEKYRKKWKQKVRGFFDQVFNTNSGNIDQDALAMVQDAADAIAEVNSGLVAQGYYTSVVVLMDEDRGRLEEAARSVEKAIERLGFAARIESINTLDAYLGSLPGHGVENVRRPLINTLNLSDLLPTSSIWTGSADAPCPLYPPLSPALMHCVTSGATPFRLNLHVRDLGHTFMFGPTGAGKSTHLALIAAQLRRYQGMSIFAFDKGMSMYPLAAGIRAESNGRSGCHFTVAADDERLAFCPLQFLETKGDRAWAMEWLDTVLALNGMETTAAQRNEIGHAVMTMYRDGSRTLSEFCVIVQDEAVRETLRQYTVDGTMGHLLDAEEDGLALSDFTVFEIEELMNLGDKYALPVLLYLFRRIECALKGQPAVIILDEAWLMLGHPAFREKIREWLKVLRKANCLVLMATQSLSDAANSGILDVIVESTATKIFLPNVYARDEDTAALYRRMGLNARQIEILATAVPKRQYYYVSESGRRLYDLALGPLALAFVGSSDKESVAAIKRLEAKYGSGWVAEWLASRGLRLNDYGVAA from the coding sequence ATGATCGAAGGTATTGCGTATGCCATCGCAGCCCTCGGTGCCTTGCTCGTCCTGCTGCTGATCCAGCGCCTGCTGCAGGTGGATGCGGAACTCAAGCTGAAGAAGCATCGCTCGACGGAGGCCGGCCTGGCCGACCTGCTGAACCATGCGGCGATGGTCGATGACGGCGTGATCGTGGGCAAGAACGGCGCCTTCATGGCGTCGTGGCTGTACCGTGGCGACGACAACGCCAGCAGCACCGAGGAGCAGCGCGAGCTGGTGTCGCTGCGGATCAACCAGGTGCTGGCCGGCCTGGGCAATGGCTGGATGATCCATGTCGATGCGGTGCGCCGTCCGGCGCCGAACTACTCCGCCAAGGGCGTCTCGCATTTCGACGATCGCCTGACCCGGGCGATCGATGAGGAGCGCCGCTCGTTCTTCGAGTCGCTGGGGGCCCTGTACGAGGGCTACTTCGTACTGACCCTCACCTATTTCCCGCCGATGCTGGCCCAGCAGAAGTTCGTCGAGCTGATGTTCGACGATGACACGGCGCCGCCGGATGCTAAGGTGCGCACGCGTAACCTGATCGAGCAGTTCAAGCGCGATTGCCAGAGCATCGAGGGCAGCCTGTCGTCCGTGCTCAAGCTGACCCGCCTGCGCGGCAATCGCCAGGTCACCGAGGAGGGCGCGCAGATCACCCACGACGATTTCCTCAGTTGGCTGCAGTTCTGCGTGACCGGGATCAGCCAGCCGGTGCTGCTGCCGAGCAACCCCATGTACCTGGACTCCATCATCGGAGGCAAGGAGCTCTGGGGCGGGGTGGTGCCGAAGATCGGCCGCAACTTCATCCAGGTGGTGGCGGTGGAAGGTTTCCCGCTCGAATCCGCGCCCGGCATCCTTTCCGCGCTGGCGGAGCTGCCGTGCGAATACCGCTGGTCCAGTCGCTTCATCTTCATGGATACCCATGAGGCGGTTCAGCACCTGGAGAAGTACCGCAAGAAGTGGAAGCAGAAGGTCCGCGGCTTCTTCGACCAGGTGTTCAACACCAACTCCGGCAACATCGACCAGGACGCCCTGGCCATGGTGCAGGATGCCGCCGATGCCATCGCCGAGGTCAACAGCGGCCTGGTCGCCCAGGGCTACTACACCAGCGTGGTGGTGCTGATGGACGAGGATCGTGGCCGCCTGGAAGAGGCGGCCCGCAGCGTCGAGAAGGCCATCGAGCGCCTGGGCTTCGCAGCCCGCATCGAGTCGATCAACACTCTCGATGCGTACCTGGGCAGCCTGCCCGGGCATGGCGTGGAGAACGTCCGCCGTCCGCTGATCAACACGCTGAACCTGTCCGACCTGCTGCCCACCAGCAGCATCTGGACCGGCAGCGCGGATGCGCCCTGCCCGCTGTACCCGCCGCTGTCGCCGGCGCTGATGCACTGCGTGACCAGTGGCGCCACGCCGTTCCGCCTCAACCTGCACGTACGCGACCTGGGCCACACCTTCATGTTCGGCCCCACCGGCGCGGGCAAATCGACCCACCTGGCGCTGATCGCAGCTCAGTTGCGCCGCTACCAGGGCATGTCGATCTTCGCCTTCGACAAGGGGATGTCCATGTACCCGCTGGCGGCGGGGATTCGCGCCGAGAGCAACGGTCGCTCCGGGTGCCATTTCACCGTGGCGGCAGACGATGAGCGCCTGGCGTTTTGCCCGCTGCAGTTCCTCGAGACCAAGGGCGACCGCGCCTGGGCGATGGAATGGCTGGACACCGTGCTGGCGCTCAACGGCATGGAAACCACCGCTGCCCAGCGTAACGAGATCGGCCATGCGGTGATGACCATGTACCGCGACGGCTCCCGCACCCTCTCCGAGTTCTGCGTGATCGTGCAGGACGAGGCGGTCCGCGAGACGCTGCGCCAGTACACCGTGGACGGCACCATGGGCCACCTGCTCGACGCCGAGGAAGACGGCCTGGCGCTGTCGGACTTCACGGTGTTCGAGATCGAAGAACTGATGAACCTGGGCGACAAGTACGCGCTACCGGTGCTGCTCTACCTGTTCCGCCGCATCGAGTGCGCCCTCAAGGGGCAGCCAGCGGTGATCATCCTCGACGAGGCCTGGCTGATGCTCGGTCACCCGGCCTTCCGCGAGAAGATCCGCGAATGGCTCAAGGTCCTGCGCAAGGCCAATTGCCTGGTGCTGATGGCTACCCAGAGCCTGTCGGATGCGGCGAACTCCGGGATCCTCGACGTCATCGTCGAATCCACCGCGACCAAGATTTTCCTGCCCAACGTCTACGCCCGCGATGAGGACACCGCCGCCCTGTACCGCCGCATGGGCCTGAACGCCCGGCAGATCGAGATCCTCGCCACCGCGGTGCCCAAGCGCCAGTACTACTACGTGTCGGAGAGCGGCCGCCGTCTCTACGACCTGGCCCTCGGCCCGCTAGCGCTGGCCTTCGTCGGCTCCTCCGACAAGGAGTCGGTGGCCGCCATCAAGCGTCTGGAGGCCAAGTACGGCAGCGGCTGGGTGGCGGAATGGCTGGCCTCCCGAGGCCTGAGACTGAACGACTATGGAGTGGCCGCATGA
- a CDS encoding conjugal transfer protein TrbH, with product MRGWIALFACAGLTACAQSPYGNFAENSTPAINQQLATATVRQLATLHPPASTRLQIAQQTSDGYGIALVRTLRASGYSVQEFNPQAKAAEPSARATSPLVVNYIIDAPKDSNLYRVTLLVGRESLSRAYAVQNDRLQAAGVWVRKE from the coding sequence ATGCGTGGATGGATCGCTCTCTTCGCCTGTGCCGGGCTGACCGCCTGCGCGCAAAGTCCCTACGGCAACTTCGCCGAGAACAGCACGCCGGCGATCAACCAGCAGTTGGCGACCGCCACGGTGCGCCAACTGGCCACCCTGCATCCGCCGGCCAGCACCCGCCTGCAGATCGCCCAGCAGACTTCCGACGGCTACGGTATCGCCCTGGTGCGCACGTTGCGTGCCTCGGGCTACTCGGTGCAGGAGTTCAACCCGCAGGCCAAGGCCGCGGAGCCATCTGCTCGTGCAACGTCGCCGCTGGTGGTCAATTACATCATCGATGCGCCCAAGGACAGCAATCTCTACCGCGTCACCCTGCTGGTTGGCCGGGAGTCCTTGAGCCGCGCCTACGCGGTGCAGAACGACCGGCTGCAGGCGGCTGGCGTCTGGGTGCGCAAGGAGTGA
- a CDS encoding conjugal transfer protein TrbD, whose product MALRTIPIRRAGNRDNLFMGGDRELVMFSGLLAFALIFSAQELRATLVGLALWFGSLFMLRVMAKSDPKMRHVYLRHRRYKSYYPARSTPFRDNPPSQGSQYK is encoded by the coding sequence ATGGCACTGCGCACGATTCCCATCCGCCGGGCCGGCAACCGGGACAACCTGTTCATGGGCGGGGATCGCGAGCTGGTGATGTTCTCCGGGTTGCTCGCGTTTGCGCTGATCTTCAGCGCCCAGGAGCTGCGAGCGACCCTGGTGGGCCTGGCGCTGTGGTTCGGCTCGCTGTTCATGCTCCGCGTGATGGCCAAGTCGGACCCGAAGATGCGCCATGTCTACCTGCGCCACCGGCGCTACAAGTCGTACTACCCGGCACGTAGCACGCCGTTCAGGGACAATCCTCCAAGTCAGGGAAGTCAATACAAATGA
- the trbB gene encoding P-type conjugative transfer ATPase TrbB, which produces MAETASLKDRAKKKLERDAGPLIIDALNDPQTVELMCNGDGKLWLEKLGQPMKHIGDLRPAQAESIIKTVAGYHGKEVTRSKPLLEGEWPLDGSRFAGQLPPVVRAATFAIRKKAVAIYTLDQYVESGIMSPVQCDSIKRAIRDHRNILVIGGTGTGKTTLVNAVINEMVVEFPSERVFIIEDTGEIQCAAANFVQYHTTVDVSMTHLLKTSLRMRPDRILVGEVRGEEALDLIDAWNTGHPGGAATLHANSAAEGLTRLKSLVSRNKSAPAEIEPLIGEAVHVVISIARTPEGRRIQEILEVSGYENGRYILRNL; this is translated from the coding sequence ATTGCAGAAACTGCCAGTCTGAAGGACCGCGCCAAGAAGAAACTGGAGCGCGATGCTGGCCCCCTCATCATCGATGCGCTGAACGATCCTCAGACCGTCGAGCTGATGTGCAATGGCGACGGCAAACTCTGGCTCGAGAAGCTCGGGCAGCCGATGAAGCACATCGGCGATCTTCGCCCGGCGCAGGCGGAGTCGATCATCAAGACAGTGGCGGGCTACCACGGCAAGGAAGTGACCCGCAGCAAGCCGCTTCTCGAAGGCGAGTGGCCGCTGGACGGCTCGCGCTTCGCCGGTCAGCTCCCTCCGGTGGTGCGTGCGGCCACCTTTGCCATCCGCAAGAAGGCGGTGGCGATCTACACGCTTGACCAGTATGTCGAGTCGGGGATCATGAGCCCCGTGCAGTGCGATTCGATCAAGCGCGCCATTCGCGACCACCGCAACATCCTCGTGATCGGTGGCACTGGCACCGGTAAGACCACTCTGGTCAACGCGGTCATCAACGAGATGGTCGTCGAGTTCCCCAGCGAGCGCGTTTTCATCATCGAAGACACCGGCGAGATCCAGTGCGCGGCTGCCAACTTCGTGCAGTACCACACCACCGTCGACGTGAGCATGACCCATCTGCTCAAGACTTCGCTGCGCATGCGCCCGGATCGCATCCTGGTGGGCGAGGTGCGAGGGGAGGAAGCGCTCGACCTGATAGACGCCTGGAACACCGGTCATCCCGGTGGTGCTGCAACCCTGCACGCGAACAGCGCCGCCGAAGGACTTACCCGCCTCAAATCCCTGGTTTCCCGCAACAAATCCGCTCCGGCAGAGATCGAGCCGCTGATTGGCGAGGCGGTTCACGTCGTCATTTCCATCGCCAGAACCCCAGAAGGCCGCCGCATCCAGGAGATCCTCGAGGTCTCTGGATACGAGAACGGCCGATACATCCTGCGCAACCTGTAA